A genome region from Anopheles stephensi strain Indian chromosome 2, UCI_ANSTEP_V1.0, whole genome shotgun sequence includes the following:
- the LOC118504731 gene encoding echinoderm microtubule-associated protein-like 2 isoform X3, which translates to MSADQPVSSTSTAKGRTTDETSGSKEWQEMLETEKAGLVERVYDLERQVLEHKDEIVCLKSTLADVLRRLATIDNSYENSTSGSGRGGTGTPASGGGVAGTGGHHAVSDNVSASAHNSLSSKSFRFSRNTLTRLNSTVEEKRFGRVPSRVTSSPSRMKPNLAQKAIHYSNGSLHSDSMSSHSISPAPSPSPRQPNATASANSHHALLASSGMGKRWSSTGDFVSTPGSPSGSGSNGGSMSRFSAKSLLNLSGNSSRQGQSHPYVQRKNDDDEYVKLYISGRPIVIHLPEAQLSTYEMTKVQPAPNRRLRLDWAYGYRGKDCRSNLYQLPTGEMVYFVAAVVILYNMDEHTQRHYLGHTDDVKSLAVHPNKLLVASGQCGGHEGRESLPHILIWNSVSLATLNVVGVGEFTGSINCISFSRADSGSILAAIDDSPDKIISIWDWQKKDGGRKITETKCSVDTVVAVEFHPLDKGQIITIGKNHIAFWSLDQNGMLYKRMGVFESFEKPKYVTAISFTQTGDVVTGDSSGNLAVWKRGTNVISRFLKKVHEGPVFTICALRNGGFVTGGKDGLLLLFDDALHMKADQIVEAHFGAVRVVAQGKGSQLLIGTTKNCILSGDFTLSLVPIVMGHTDILWSLATHPQVAQFVTGGRDRLLQLWDSLSHSVVWSKDIGEPIHSVQISNGGDVIVAGGVGGRWSVFDIVTRELLATYTDGAEVIQCMQFSPDGNLLAIGSKDNGIYIYQCTKVPHRFSKIGKCTGHSSFISHLDWSKDSQILRSNSGDYELLYWNPTLCRQITSQSTVKNLEWATQNCSVSFETIGIWPENFDGTDINSVCKDGEEQFLVCADDFGKIRLFSFPASQPKSLSHSYKGHSSHVTSVQFMHDGVRLLSAGGMDTSVLQWRVV; encoded by the exons ATGTCCGCCGACCAACCCGTGTCTTCTACCTCCACCGCTAAGGGCCGGACGACGGACGAAACAAGCGGTTCCAAAGAATGGC AGGAAATGCTGGAAACAGAAAAGGCCGGCCTAGTGGAGCGAGTGTACGATCTCGAACGGCAGGTACTGGAACACAAGGATGAGATCGTCTGTCTCAAGTCCACACTGGCCGATGTGTTGCGTCGACTGGCCACGATAGATAACAGCTATGAGAATAGCACGAGCGGCAGTGGTCGCGGTGGAACCGGCACGCCTGCGAGTGGCGGTGGAGTAGCGGGCACGGGCGGACATCATGCGGTCAGTGATAACGTGTCCGCCAGCGCACATAATAGTTTATCCAGCAAAAGCTTCCGCTTCTCCCGCAACACTCTCACGAGgc TGAACTCTACGGTGGAGGAAAAACGGTTTGGCCGGGTACCGTCCCGCGTGACCAGCTCACCGTCTCGCATGAAGCCGAACCTCGCGCAAAAAGCCATCCACTACTCAAACGGATCGCTGCATTCCGACTCGATGAGCAGTCATTCGATCTCACCTGCCCCGTCCCCATCACCGAGACAACCGAACGCGACCGCATCGGCCAACTCGCACCATGCACTGCTCGCCTCCTCCGGTATGGGAAAGCGGTGGTCCTCGACAGGGGATTTTGTCAGTACACCGGGCAGCCCCAGCGGTTCCGGAAGCAATGGAGGAAG CATGTCCCGTTTCTCGGCCAAATCACTGCTGAATCTCAGTGGCAATTCCAGCCGCCAGGGTCAATCGCACCCGTACGTACAGCGGAaaaacgatgacgacgagTACGTGAAGCTATACATTAGCGGTCGTCCGATCGTAATTCACTTACCAGAGGCACAACTGTCCACGTACGAAATGACGAAGGTACAGCCGGCCCCGAACAGACGTTTGCGGCTAGACTGGGCCTACGGATACCGAGGCAAGGACTGTCGGTCGAATCTGTACCAACTGCCAACCGGTGAAATGGTGTACTTCGTGGCCGCCGTAGTCATTCTGTACAACATGGACGAACATACGCAACGACACTACCTCGGGCACACGGACGACGTAAAGAGTTTGGCCGTCCATCCGAACAAACTGCTGGTAGCGAGTGGACAGTGCGGTGGTCACGAAGGTCGTGAATCGCTGCCACACATCCTCATCTGGAACTCGGTCTCGTTGGCGACGTTAAATGTGGTGGGTGTGGGCGAGTTTACCGGGTCGATCAATTGCATCTCGTTCAGTCGAGCGGACAGTGGAAGCATACTGGCCGCTATTGACGATTCACCGGACAAGATCATTTCGATTTGGGACTGGCAGAAGAAGGACGGTGGCCGTAAGATAACGGAAACCAAGTGTTCGGTCGATACGGTCGTTGCGGTGGAGTTCCATCCGCTCGATAAAGGACAAATCATTACGATCGGCAAGAATCACATCGCCTTTTGGTCGCTGGATCAGAACGGTATGCTCTACAAGCGAATGGGCGTGTTCGAGAGCTTCGAAAAACCGAAGTACGTGACGGCGATCTCCTTCACGCAAACGGGTGACGTAGTGACCGGTGACTCGAGTGGTAATTTGGCCGTTTGGAAGCGTGGTACCAACGTTATTAGCCGCTTCCTGAAAAAGGTGCACGAAGGCCCCGTGTTCACGATTTGTGCACTACGCAACGGTGGATTCGTGACGGGCGGCAAGGATGGGTTGCTGTTACTGTTCGATGACGCACTGCACATGAAGGCGGACCAGATCGTCGAGGCACACTTCGGTGCGGTACGAGTGGTGGCACAGGGCAAAGGTTctcaattgctgattggcacgACGAAGAATTGCATTTTGTCCGGAGACTTTACGCTTAGCCTCGTACCAATCGTGATGGGTCACACGGACATTCTGTGGTCATTGGCAACGCATCCACAGGTGGCTCAATTTGTTACCGGAGGTAGAGACAGACTGTTGCAGCTGTGGGACTCGTTGTCCCACTCGGTAGTGTGGAGCAAAGACATCGGTGAACCGATCCATTCGGTGCAGATATCCAACGGTGGGGATGTGATCGTGGCGGGAGGTGTCGGAGGGCGTTGGTCCGTGTTCGATATTGTCACACGCGAGCTGTTGGCGACGTACACGGACGGAGCGGAGGTGATACAGTGCATGCAGTTTTCCCCCGATGGAAATCTGCTGGCAATCGGTTCCAAAGACAACGGCATCTACATCTATCAGTGTACGAAAGTACCGCACCGGTTTTCCAAGATTGGAAAGTGCACG GGTCATTCTAGTTTTATTTCGCATCTCGATTGGTCCAAGGACAGTCAAATTTTGCGGTCTAATTCAGGCGACTACGAATTATTATACT ggAACCCAACGCTCTGTCGTCAAATTACGAGCCAAAGCACGGTGAAGAACCTCGAATGGGCCACACAGAACTGTTCAGTGAGCTTCGAAACGATTGGCATCTGGCCGGAGAACTTTGACGGCACCGACATCAACAGCGTGTGCAAGGATGGCGAGGAGCAATTCCTTGTGTGTGCCGACGATTTCGGCAAAATTCGACTGTTCAGTTTTCCAGCATCGCAGCCAAAG TCGCTATCGCATAGTTACAAGGGTCACAGCAGTCATGTAACATCGGTACAGTTTATGCACGATGGCGTTCGTCTTTTATCGGCTGGCGGTATGGACACGAGTGTACTGCAATGGAGAGTAGTGTAA